A genomic stretch from Papio anubis isolate 15944 chromosome 18, Panubis1.0, whole genome shotgun sequence includes:
- the PIEZO1 gene encoding piezo-type mechanosensitive ion channel component 1 — translation MEPHVLGAVLYWLLLPCALLAACLLRFSGLSLVYLLFLLLLPWFPGPTRHSLQGHTGRLLRALLGLSLLFLVAHLALQICLHTVPHLDQLLGPSCSRWETLSRHIGVTRLDLKDIPNAIRLVAPDLGILVVSSLCLGLCGRLARNTQQSPHTQELDDDERDVDASPPAGLQEAATLAPTRRSRLAARFRVTAHWLLVAAGRVLAVTLLALAGIAHPSALSSVYLLVFLAICTWWACHFPISTLGFNRLCVAVGCFSTGHLLSLYCYQTPLAQALLPPADIWARVLGLKDFVGPANCSSPHVLVLNTSLDWPMYASPGVLLLLCYATASLRKLRVHRPSGQRKEAAKGDETRELELAELDQWPQDGEAAQHVVPTAPDMEADNCIVHELTGQSPIRQRPVRPKRAEPREASPLHSLGHLIMDQSYVCALIAMMVWSITYHSWLTFVLLLWACLIWTVRSRHQLAMLCSPCILLYGMTLCCLRYVWAMDLRPELPTTLGPVSLRQLGLEHTRYPCLDLGAMLLYTLTFWLLLRQFVKEKLLKRAEAPAALTEVTVADTEPTRTQTLLQSLGELVKGVYAKYWIYVCAGMFIVVSFAGRLVVYKIVYMFLFLLCLTLFQVYYSLWRKLLKAFWWLVVAYTMLVLIAVYTFQFQDFPAYWRNLTGFTDEQLGDLGLEQFSVSELFSSILVPGFFLLACILQLHYFHRPFMQLTDMEHVSPPGRRLPRWAHRQDAVSGTPLLQQQQQEEEEEEEGPRDEGLGMATPHQATQVPEGAAKWGLVAERLLELAAGFSDVLSRVQVFLRRLLELHVFKLVALYTVWVALKEVSVMNLLLVVLWAFALPYPRFRPMASCLSTVWTCVIIVCKMLYQLKVVNPQEYSSNCTEPSPNSTNLLTTEISQSLLYRGPVDPANWFGVRKGFPNLGYIQNHLQVLLLLVFEAIVYRRQEHHRRQHQLAPLPAQAVFASGTRQQLDQDLLGCLKYFINFFFYKFGLEVRQGRCLLLGQGLAVGREGCTVQAPKAWPHLGLPGPPGAGDRASRLSPGLLPWILRVGEKGSGSEATGQQVGTGYLRPQAGQALPNMTLPSPDYPWRWSRAVPMNSALIKWLYLPDFFRAPNSTNLISDFLLLLCASQQWQVFSAERTEEWQCMAGVNTDRLEPLRGEPNPVPNFIHCRSYLDMLKVAVFRYLFWLVLVVVFVTGATRISIFGLGYLLACFYLLLFGTALLQRDTRARLVLWDCLILYNVTVIISKNMLSLLACVFVEQMQTGFCWVIQLFSLVCTVKGYYDPKEMMGRDQDCLLPVEEAGIIWDSICFFFLLLQRRVFLSYYYLHVRADLQATALLASRGFALYNAANLKSIDFHRRTEEKSLAQLKRQMERIRAKQEKHRQGRADRGHPQDTLGPKDPGPEPGPDSPGGSSPPRRQWWRPWLDHATVIHSGDYFLFESDSEEEEEAAPEDPRPSAQSAFQMAYQAWVTNAQTVLRRQQQEQARQEQAGQLPTGGGPSQEVEPAEGPEEAAAGRSHMVQRVLSTAQFLWVLGQALVDGLTRWLQEFTRHHSTMSDVLRAERYVLTQELLQGGEVHRGILDQLYTSEAEATLPGPTEAPDAPSTVSSGLGAEEPLSSTTDDTGSPLSTGYHTRSGSEEAVADPGEHETGTSLHQGRMRTASELLLDRRLRIPELEEAELFAEGQGRALRLLRAVYQCVAAHSELLCYFIIILNHMVTASAGSLVLPVLVFLWAMLSIPRPSKRFWMTAIVFTEVSVVVKYLFQFGFFPWNSHVVLRRYENKPYFPPRILGLEKTDGYIKYDLVQLMALFFHRSQLLCYGLWDHEEDSPSKEHDKSGRKEQGAEEGPGALPEPQAKAGTGLEEEPGVPEATTEDHVQVEARVVPTDGTAEPQAELRPRDTRRISLRFRRRRKEGPAQRGLAAIEAEDREEEKEAPTGREKRPSRAGRRVRAAGRRLQGFCLSLAQGTYRPLRRFFHDILHTKYRAATDVYALMFLADVVDFIIIIFGFWAFGKHSAATDITSSLSDDQVPEAFLVMLLIQFSTMVVDRALYLRKTVLGKLAFQVALVLAIHLWMFFILPAVTERMFSQNVVAQLWYFVKCIYFALSAYQIRCGYPTRILGNFLTKKYNHLNLFLFQGFRLVPFLVELRAVMDWVWTDTTLSLSSWMCVEDIYANIFIIKCSRETEKKYPQPKGQKKKKIVKYGMGGLIILFLIAIIWFPLLFMSLVRSVVGVVNQPIDVTVTLKLGGYEPLFTMSAQQPSIIPFTAQAYEELSRQFDPHPLAMQFISQYSPEDIVTAQIEGSSGALWRISPPSRAQMKRELYNGTADITLRFTWNFQRDLAKGGTVEYANEKHMLALAPNSTARRQLASLLEGTSDQSVVIPNLFPKYIRAPNGPEANPVKQLQPNEEADYLGVRIQLRREQGAGATGFLEWWVIELQECRTNCNLLPMVIFSDKVSPPSLGFLAGYGIMGLYVSIVLVIGKFVRGFFSEISHSIMFEELPCVDRILKLCQDIFLVRETRELELEEELYAKLIFLYRSPETMIKWTREKE, via the exons GATGATGACGAGAGGGATGTGGATGCCAGCCCCCCGGCAGGGCTGCAGGAAGCCGCAACGCTGGCCCCTACACGGAGGTCACGGCTGGCCGCCCGTTTCCGCGTCACTGCCCACTGGCTGCTGGTGGCGGCTGGGCGGGTCCTGGCCGTAACACTGCTCGCACTGGCAG GCATTGCCCACCCTTCGGCCCTCTCCAGCGTCTACCTGCTGGTCTTCCTGGCCATCTGCACCTGGTGGGCCTGCCACTTCCCCATCAGCACTCTGGGCTTCAACAGACTCTGCGTTGCAGTGGGCTGCTTCAGCACCGGCCATCTCCTCTCCCTCTACTGCTACCAGACGCCCTTGGCACAGGCTCTGCTCCCGCCTGCCGACATCTGGGCTAG GGTGCTGGGTCTCAAGGACTTCGTGGGTCCTGCAAACTGTTCCAGCCCCCACGTGCTGGtcctcaacaccagcctggactGGCCCATGTATGCCAGCCCCGGCGTCCTGCTGCTGCTGTGCTATGCCACGGCCTCTCTGCGCAAGCTCCGTGTGCACCGCCCCTCCGGCCAG AGGAAGGAGGCGGCAAAGGGGGACGAGACTCGGGAGCTGGAGCTGGCAGAGCTGGACCAGTGGCCCCAGGATGGGGAGGCTGCCCAG CACGTGGTGCCCACAGCACCCGACATGGAGGCTGATAACTGCATCGTGCACGAGCTGACAGGCCAGAGCCCCATCCGGCAGCGGCCTG TGCGGCCCAAGCgggctgagcccagggaggcATCCCCACTCCACAGCCTGGGCCACCTCATCATGGACCAGAGCTATGTGTGCGCACTCATCGCCATGATG GTGTGGAGCATCACCTACCACAGCTGGCTGACCTTTGTGCTGCTGCTCTGGGCCTGCCTCATCTGGACGGTGCGCAGCCGCCACCAGCTGGCCATGCTGTGTTCGCCCTGCATCCTGCTGTACGGGATGACGCTGTGCTGTCTGCGCTACGTGTGGGCCATGGACCTGCGCCCTGAGCTGCCCACCACCCTGGGCCCCGTCAGTCTGCGCCAGCTGGGGCTGGAGCACACCCGGTACCCCTGCCTAGACCTTGGCGCCATG TTGCTCTACACCCTGACCTTCTGGCTCCTGCTGCGCCAGTTTGTGAAAGAGAAGCTGCTAAAGCGGGCAGAGGCTCCAGCTGCGCTAACGGAGGTCACTGTGGCAGACACAG AGCCCACGCGGACGCAGACGCTGCTGCAGAGCCTGGGGGAGCTGGTGAAGGGCGTCTATGCCAAGTACTGGATCTATGTGTGTGCCGGCATGTTCATTGTGGTCAGCTTCGCCGGCCGCCTCGTGGTCTACAAGATTGTCTACATGTTCCTCTTCCTGCTCTGCCTCACCCTCTTCCAG GTCTACTACAGCCTGTGGCGGAAGCTCCTCAAGGCCTTCTGGTGGCTCGTGGTGGCTTACACCATGCTGGTCCTCATCGCCGTCTACACCTTCCAGTTCCAGGACTTCCCCGCCTACTGGCGCAACCTCACTGGCTTCACTGATGAGCA GCTGGGGGACCTGGGCCTGGAGCAGTTCAGCGTGTCCGAGCTCTTCTCCAGCATCCTGGTACCCGGCTTCTTCCTGCTGGCCTGCATCCTGCAGCTGCACTACTTCCACCGGCCCTTTATGCAGCTCACTGACATGGAGCACGTGTCCCCACCCGGCAGGCGCCTCCCACGCTGGGCTCACAG GCAGGATGCAGTGAGCGGGACCCCactgctgcagcagcagcagcaggaggaggaggaggaggaggagggcccCAGGGATGAGGGGCTGGGCATGGCCACTCCCCACCAGGCCACCCAGGTGCCTGAAG GCGCAGCCAAGTGGGGCCTGGTGGCCGAGCGGCTGCTGGAGCTGGCAGCCGGCTTCTCGGACGTCCTCTCACGGGTGCAGGTGTTCCTGCGGCGGCTGCTGGAGCTGCACGTCTTCAAGCTGGTGGCCCTGTACACCGTCTGGGTGGCCCTGAAGGAG GTGTCAGTGATGAACCTGCTGCTGGTGGTGCTGTGGGCCTTCGCCCTGCCCTACCCACGCTTCCGACCCATGGCCTCCTGCCTGTCTACGGTGTGGACCTGCGTCATCATCGTGTGTAAGATGCTGTACCAGCTCAAGGTTGTCAACCCTCAGGAGTATTCCAGTAACTGCACCGAG CCCTCCCCCAACAGCACCAACCTGCTGACCACGGAGATCAGCCAGTCCCTGCTGTACCGGGGGCCTGTGGATCCCGCCAACTGGTTTGGGGTGCGGAAAGGGTTCCCCAACCTGGGCTACATCCAG AACCACCTGCAGGTCCTGCTGCTGCTGGTATTCGAGGCCATCGTGTACCGGCGCCAGGAGCACCACCGCCGGCAGCACCAGCTGGCCCCGCTGCCTGCCCAGGCCGTGTTTGCCAGCGGCACCCGCCAGCAGCTGGACCAGGATCTGCTCGGCTGCCTCAAGTACTTCATCAACTTCTTCTTCTACAAATTCGGGCTGGAGGTGAGGCAGGGACGTTGCCTCCTCCTGGGGCAGGGCTTGGCCGTCGGAAGGGAGGGCTGCACCGTGCAGGCACCGAAAGCCTGGCCCCACCTGGGTCTGCCTGGGCCACCGGGGGCAGGGGACAGGGCCAGCAGGCTTTCCCCGGGCCTCTTA CCATGGATCCTGAGGGTTGGTGAAAAAGGCTCGGGCTCTGAAGCCACTGGTCAGCAGGTGGGGACGGGATATCTCAGGCCCCAGGCAGGCCAGGCCCTTCCTAACATGACGCTCCCATCCCCAGATTACCCGTGGCGCTGGAGCCGGGCTGTCCCCATGAACTCCGCACTCATCAAGTGGCTGTACCTGCCTGATTTCTTCCGGGCCCCCAACTCCACCAACCTCATCA GCGACTTCCTCCTGCTGCTGTGCGCCTCCCAGCAGTGGCAAGTGTTCTCAGCTGAGCGCACGGAGGAGTGGCAGTGCATGGCTGGTGTCAACACCGACCGCCTGGAGCCGCTGCGGGGGGAGCCCAACCCTGTGCCCAACTTTATCCACTGCAG GTCCTACCTCGACATGCTGAAGGTGGCCGTCTTCCGGTACCTGTTCTggctggtgctggtggtggtgtttgTCACGGGGGCCACCCGAATCAGCATCTTCGGGCTGGGCTACCTGCTGGCCTGCTTCTACCTGCTGCTCTTCGGCACCGCCCTGCTGCAGAGGGACACGCGGGCCCGCCTCGTGCTGTGGGACTGCCTCATTCTGTACAACGTCACCGTCATCATCTCCAAGAACATGCTGTCG ctcctggcctgCGTCTTCGTGGAGCAGATGCAGACCGGCTTCTGCTGGGTCATCCAGCTCTTCAGCCTTGTGTGCACCGTCAAGGGCTACTATGACC CCAAGGAGATGATGGGCAGAGACCAGGACTGCCTGCTGCCAGTGGAGGAGGCCGGCATCATCTGGGACAGCATCTGcttcttcttcctgctgctgcagcGCCGTGTCTTCCTCAGCTATTACTACCTGCACGTCAGGGCCGACCTCCAGGCCACCGCCCTGCTGGCCTCCAG GGGCTTTGCCCTCTACAACGCTGCCAACCTCAAGAGCATCGACTTCCACCGCAGGACAGAGGAGAAGTCCCTGGCCCAGCTGAAAAGACA GATGGAGCGTATCCGTGCCAAGCAGGAGAAGCACAGGCAGGGCCGGGCGGACCGCGGTCACCCCCAGGACACCCTGGGCCCCAAGGACCCAGGTCCGGAGCCAG GGCCCGACAGTCCAGGGGGCTCCTCCCCGCCACGGAGGCAGTGGTGGCGGCCCTGGCTGGACCACGCCACAG TCATCCACTCCGGGGACTACTTCCTGTTTGAGTCTGACAgcgaggaagaggaggaggctgcCCCTGAAGACCCTAGGCCATCGGCCCAGAGTGCCTTCCAG ATGGCATACCAGGCATGGGTGACCAACGCCCAGACGGTGCTGAGgcggcagcagcaggagcaggcaaGGCAGGAGCAGGCAGGACAGCTACCCACAG GAGGTGGCcccagccaggaggtggagccGGCAGAGGGCCCCGAGGAGGCAGCGGCAG GCCGGAGCCACATGGTGCAGAGGGTGCTGAGCACAGCGCAGTTCCTGTGGGTGCTGGGGCAGGCGCTGGTGGATGGGCTGACGCGCTGGCTGCAGGAGTTCACCCGGCACCACAGCACCATGAGTGACGTGCTGCGGGCAGAGCGCTACGTCCTCACGCAGGAGCTCCTGCAG GGTGGCGAAGTGCACCGGGGCATATTGGATCAGCTGTACACAAGCGAGGCCGAGGCCACGCTGCCAGGCCCCACCGAGGCCCCCGATGCACCAAGCACAGTGTCCAG TGGGCTGGGCGCGGAGGAGCCACTCAGCAGCACAACGGACGACACGGGCAGCCCCCTGAGCACTGGCTACCACACGCGCAGTGGCAGCGAGGAGGCGGTCGCTGACCCCGGGGAGCACGAGACTGGCACCTCTCTGCACCAGGGACGCATGAGGACGGCCAGTGAGCTGCTGCTGGACAG GCGCTTGCGCATCCCAGAGCTGGAGGAGGCAGAGCTGTTTGCGGAGGGGCAGGGCCGGGCGCTGCGGCTGCTGCGGGCCGTGTACCAGTGCGTGGCCGCCCACTCAGAGCTGCTCTGCTACTTCATCATCATCCTCAACCACATGGTCACGGCCTCTGCTGGCTCGCTGGTGCTGCCCGTGCTCGTCTTCCTGTGGGCCATGCTGTCCATCCCGCGGCCCAGCAAGCGCTTCTGGATGACGGCCATCGTCTTCACCGAG GTCTCAGTGGTCGTCAAGTACCTGTTCCAGTTTGGATTCTTCCCCTGGAACAGCCACGTGGTGCTGCGGCGCTACGAGAACAAGCCCTACTTCCCGCCGCGCATCCTGGGCCTGGAGAAGACTGACGGCTACATCAAGTACGACCTGGTGCAGCTCATGGCCCTCTTCTTCCACCGCTCCCAGTTGCTG TGCTACGGCCTCTGGGACCACGAGGAGGACTCACCATCCAAGGAGCATGACAAGAGCGGCAGGAAGGAGCAGGGGGCCGAGGAGGGGCCAGGGGCCCTGCCGGAAccccaggccaaggcaggcacaggGCTCGAGGAGGAGCCAGGAGTGCCCGAGGCCACCACCGAGGACCATGTTCAGGTGGAAGCGAGGGTCGTACCGACGGATGGGACCGCAGAACCCCAAGCGGAGCTCAGGCCCCGTGACACGAGGCGCATCAGTCTACGTtttaggaggaggaggaaggagggccCAGCACAGAGAGGACTGGCAGCCATCG AAGCTGAggacagggaggaagagaaagaggcccCCACGGGGAGAGAGAAGAGGCCGAGCCGCGCTGGAAGAAGAGTGAGGGCGGCTGGGCGGCGGCTGCAGGGCTTCTGTCTGTCCCT GGCCCAGGGCACCTACCGGCCGCTACGGCGCTTCTTCCACGACATCCTGCACACTAAGTACCGCGCAGCCACCGACGTCTATGCCCTCATGTTCCTGGCCGACGTCGTCgacttcatcatcatcatttttggCTTCTGGGCCTTTGGG AAACACTCGGCGGCCACGGACATCACGTCCTCCCTATCAGACGACCAGGTACCCGAGGCCTTTCTGGTCATGCTGCTGATCCAGTTCAGTACCATGGTGGTCGACCGCGCCCTCTACCTGCGCAAGACCGTGCTGGGCAAGCTGGCCTTCCAGGTGGCGCTGGTGCTGGCCATCCACCTATGGATGTTCTTCATCCTGCCTGCCGTCACCGAGAG GATGTTCAGCCAGAACGTGGTGGCCCAGCTGTGGTACTTTGTGAAATGCATCTACTTCGCCCTGTCCGCCTACCAGATCCGCTGCGGCTACCCCACCCGCATCCTTGGCAACTTCCTCACCAAGAAGTACAATCACCTCAACCTCTTCCTCTTCCAGGG GTTCCGGCTGGTGCCGTTTCTGGTGGAGCTGCGGGCAGTGATGGACTGGGTGTGGACGGACACCACGCTGTCCCTGTCCAGCTGGATGTGCGTGGAGGACATCTATGCCAACATCTTCATCATCAAATGCAGCCGAGAGACAGAAAAG AAATATCCGCAGCCCAAagggcagaagaagaagaagatcgTCAAGTACGGCATGGGTGGCCTCATCATCCTCTTCCTCATCGCCATCATCTGGTTCCCACTGCTCTTCATGTCGCTGGTGCGTTCCGTGGTCGGGGTCGTCAACCAGCCCATTGATGTCACCGTCACCCTCAAGCTGGGCGGCTACGAG CCGCTGTTCACCATGAGCGCCCAGCAGCCGTCCATCATCCCCTTCACGGCCCAGGCCTACGAGGAGCTGTCCCGGCAGTTTGACCCCCACCCG CTGGCCATGCAGTTCATCAGCCAGTACAGCCCTGAGGACATCGTCACGGCGCAGATTGAGGGCAGCTCCGGGGCGCTGTGGCGCATCAGCCCACCCAGCCGCGCCCAGATGAAGCGGGAGCTCTACAACGGCACGGCTGACATCACCCTGCGCTTCACCTGGAACTTCCAGAG GGACCTCGCCAAGGGAGGCACCGTGGAGTACGCCAACGAGAAGCACATGCTGGCCCTGGCCCCCAACAGCACTGCACGGCGGCAGCTGGCCAGCCTGCTCGAGGGCACCTCGGACCAGTCTGT GGTCATCCCAAATCTCTTCCCCAAGTACATCCGTGCCCCCAACGGGCCCGAAGCCAACCCTGTGAAGCAGCTGCAGCCCA ACGAGGAGGCCGACTACCTCGGCGTGCGCATCCAGCTGCGGAGGGAGCAGGGTGCGGGGGCCACCGGCTTCCTTGAATGGTGGGTCATCGAGCTGCAGGAGTGCCGGACCAACTGCAACCTGCTGCCCATGGTCATCTTCAGCGACAAAGTCAGCCCACCGAGCCTCGGCTTCCTGGCTGGCTACGG GATCATGGGGCTGTATGTCTCCATCGTGCTGGTCATCGGCAAGTTCGTGCGTGGATTCTTCAGCGAGATCTCGCACTCCATTATGTTCGAGGAGCTGCCGTGCGTGGACCGTATCCTCAAGCTCTGCCAGGACATCTTCCTGGTGCGGGAGACTCGtgagctggagctggaggaggagtTGTACGCCAAGCTCATCTTCCTCTACCGCTCACCAGagaccatgatcaagtggactcgTGAGAAGGAGTAG